The nucleotide window CGTCATGTCGTGCTTTCCTCGATTAGCCGATGGAGATCATTTCAAAGTCGCTTTTACCCACGCCACAGTCCGGGCACAGCCAGTCGTCAGGCACATCTTCCCAACGAGTGCCGGGGGCGATGCCGTCGTCGGGCCAGCCTTCGGCTTCGTCGTAGATCAGGCCACAGACAATACATTGCCACTTTTTCATCAGGTCTTTTTCCTCGGTTCAGGCTGGGGCTTTGTGTCGCAGCTGATGGCCTCTTCGCGGGCACGCCCGCTCCCACAGGAACTCCACGGGCCAGAGGTTGTGGTGATATCTGTGGGAGCGGGCGTGCCCGCGAAACAGCCAGCGCGCAATTCATGGGGGGCTTTTTTATCGGCCCTGCCCGCAGTATGCAAGCAGTCGGGGCAATCATGCTAAGCTCGCCGCCTCATTGGTTGTAACAAGCAGACCGACGTGTCGTACGAATCCCCGCAAGCAGCCGCTGTCGCGTGGCTGCCGTATTCACAGCTGGCGACCGACTTCGACCAGCCTACCCTTGACTGGCTGTTCGACGAAGGCTCGCTGACCCGCCGCCTGACCCGCCTGTCTTCTGATCACTTCTCCGTTACCCCGCTGTTCGAGGGCTGGCAAGCGCTGCGCGAGGATGAATGCCAGGCGTTGGGCATTGCTGCCGGCAGCGAAGGCTGGGTGCGCGAGGTGTACCTGCGCGGCCATGGCCAGCCTTGGGTGTTCGCCCGCAGTGTGGCCAGCCGCAGCGCCCTGGAGCGCGGCGGGCTGGACCTGGAAACCCTCGGCAGCCGCTCGCTGGGCGAGTTGCTGTTCTGCGACCAGGCGTTCATCCGCCACCCGATCGAAGTGTGCAGTTATCCACAGG belongs to Pseudomonas putida NBRC 14164 and includes:
- the rubA gene encoding rubredoxin RubA; the encoded protein is MKKWQCIVCGLIYDEAEGWPDDGIAPGTRWEDVPDDWLCPDCGVGKSDFEMISIG
- a CDS encoding chorismate--pyruvate lyase family protein, giving the protein MSYESPQAAAVAWLPYSQLATDFDQPTLDWLFDEGSLTRRLTRLSSDHFSVTPLFEGWQALREDECQALGIAAGSEGWVREVYLRGHGQPWVFARSVASRSALERGGLDLETLGSRSLGELLFCDQAFIRHPIEVCSYPQAWLPTDAAHAALWGRRSRFERGGLELLVAEVFLPALWQAAREENR